Genomic segment of Streptomyces brevispora:
CAACGGCACCAAGGCCACCCCCGCGATCTCCGGCGACCTGTTCGGCGACTGGCGCGAGGAAGTGGTCTGGCCGACCACCGACAACACCGCGCTGCGGATCTACTCCACGCCGTACGAGACCGGTACGAGGATCACCACACTGCTCCACGACACCACCTACCGCATGGCTCTGGCCTGGCAGAACACCGCGTACAACCAGCCTCCGCACCCGAGCTTCCACATCGGCAGCGGGATGGCGACGGCGCCGCGGCCGAAGGTGTCCACTCCCTGACACCGGCGGCCGGGCCCGCATGACGCGAGCCGCACCCCCGGCGGACCGGCGCCGGGGATGCGGCTCGCGCAGTGCCGCGCGGGCGGCGTCAGGCGTTCAGGGCTGCCGAGACGACGGCCTTGGCCTCCTCCTGGACGCGGCCGAGGTGCTCGGCACCGAGGAAGGACTCGGCATAGATCTTGTAGACGTCCTCGGTGCCCGAGGGCCGGGCGGCGAACCAGGCGTTCTCCGTCGTCACCTTGATACCGCCGATCGCCGCCCCGTTGCCAGGCGCCGAGGTGAGCACGGCCGTGACCGGCTCGCCCGCGAAGGTGTCGGCGTCGACCTGCTCGGGGGAGAGCCGCGCCAGCACCGCCTTCTGCTCGCGGTCCGCCGGTGCGTCGATCCGGGCGTACGCCGGCGCACCGAACCGGGAGGTCAGCGTGGAGTAGTGCTCGGACGGCGAATTGCCCGTCACCGCGAGGATCTCGGAGGCGAGCAGCGCGAGAAGGATGCCGTCCTTGTCCGTCGTCCAGACCGATCCGTCACGGCGCAGGAAGGAGGCCCCGGCCGACTCCTCGCCGCCGAACCCGAGCGACCCGTCGGCCAGACCGTCCACGAACCACTTGAATCCCACCGGTACCTCGACGAGCTCCCGGCCGAGCTCGCCGGCGACCCGGTCGATCATTCCGGACGACACCAGGGTCTTGCCGATGCCCGCTCCGGCGGGCCACCGGTCCCGGTGCGTGAACAGGTAGTTGATGGCGACGGCGAGGTAGTGGTTCGGGTTCATCAGCCCCTCGTCGGGCGTGACGATGCCGTGCCGGTCCGCGTCGGCGTCGTTGCCGGTGGCGATGTCGTAGAGGTCACGCTGCTCGATCAGCGAGGCCATCGCGTACGGCGAGGAGCAGTCCATCCGGATCTTGCCGTCCCAGTCCAGCGTCATGAACCGCCAGGTGGGGTCGGTGAGCGGATTGACCACGGTCAGGTCGAGCCGGTGCTGCTCGGCGATGCGGCCCCAGTACGCGACCGATGCCCCGCCCAGCGGGTCGGCGCCGATCCGTACCCCGGCCGCGCGCACCGCGTCGAGGTCGAGCACGGACGGAAGGTCCGCCACATAGCTGCCGAGGAAGTCGTACGTCCCGGTCGACGGGGCCGCCAGCGCGCGGGCGTAGGGCAGCCGGCGCACGTCCTTGAGGCCGTTCACGATGATCTCGTTGGCCCGCTCCTGGATCCAGCCGGTCGCCCCGGACCCGGCCGGGCCGCCGTTCGGCGGGTTGTACTTGAACCCCCCGTCACCGGGCGGGTTGTGGGACGGGGTGACCACCACACCGTCGGCGAGATGCGACGTACGGCCGCGGTTGTACGTGAGGACGGCGTGCGAGACCGCGGGCGTCGGGGTGTAGCCGTCGGCGGCGTCGATGAGCACGGCCACGTCGTTGGCCGCGAACACTTCGAGGGCGGTGACCCGTGCGGGCTCCGACAGCGCGTGGGTGTCGGCTCCGAGGAAGAGCGGCCCGTCCGTGCCCTGTTGGGCCCGGTACTCGCTGATGGCCTGGCTCGTCGCGGCGATGTGGTCCTCGTTGAACGCGGTGGCCGTCGACGACCCCCGGTGCCCCGAGGTGCCGAAGGCCACCCGCTGGCCGGCCTCGGCCGGATCGGGATGCAGCGCGTAGTACGCCGTCACCAGCCGTGCCACGTCGGTCAAATCCTCGGGGCGTGCCTGCTGTCCGGCTCGTGTGTGCGGCATCTGCCACTCCTCCGTATCGGTCGGTCGGTGCGATCTGCCCGCCGGATCATTTTCGCCGCTCGTCGTCATGTGCGGGCGGCTGCCCCGCCGTGCGGACGGCCACCGCCGCCGCGTATCCGGCGGGGACCGCGACATCGGTGACGGTCCAGCCCGCCGGGCCGGGCTGCGGACGGGGGCCGGTCCCCACGTGGTCGTGCGAGAGACCGCCGGCCAGACCGATTCCCTTGCCCTTCAGATACGCCTCCTTGCGGGTCCACGCCCGGACGAAGGCGGCCGGCCGCTGTTCCTCCGGCAGGTCCGCCAGCTCGCGGCGTTCCGCCGGATGGAGCTGGTCCCCGATCTCCGACACGGTCCGCGCCTTCGGGGCGCGCTCCACATCCACCCCCACCGGCTCGTCCGCGAACGCCAGCAGCGCGACGCCCCGGGTGTGCGACAGGGAGAAGTGCACACCGCCGTCGGTCGCGGGGCGGCCGTGCGGCCCGCCGCAGGACGGACACCGCTCCCGCGTCAGCCGCACGGCGTCGGGGGCGACACCGAGCCGGGCCCCCAGCAGGATCCGCAGCGCCACGTGCGAGGCGGTGTAGCAGAGGCGGTCGGCCTCGACGACCAGTCTTCCGGCCCGTTCCAGCTCCTCCGCGTCGAGGATGCCCGGGGCGAGCCGCTGCGCCCGCTCGCCCTCCTGCCGCGTGTCCACGATCCACAGCGCGGGGGTGGCGGGGGCCCAGGAGGGCGCCGGGCCCCGGTAGCCGGTCTCGGTGAGTGCGAACTCGTCGGGCTGGTACACCGTTACGTCTTCCCTCGGCCGGGGCGGGTGCCGTGAGCGGTCGTCAACGGCGGAGCGGTCGCACATATTCTATGGAGAAGCGGGCCGGTGCAGACGTACGTTCGACCACGGGTGGCCAGGTCACCGTGCCGAATGAGGTACGGCGGGCCTTTCGGCCACCGCCCTTTCGAACAGGAGACACCGGATGCCATCGGACAACCACCCGCAACTCGGCACCGTACGGCTGCGGGACGCCCGAGCCGACGACGCCGGTTCCCTCACCCGGCTCCTTCTCGCTTCCCGGGCCGCCGCCATGCCGTACCTGCCCAGAGTGCACAGCGACGAGGCCACGCTCGGCTGGATGACCCACGTCGTGCTGCCCGACACGGATGTCTGGGTGGCCGAACTCCACGAGGAGGGCGGTGCGGCGGAGATCGTCGGCTTCGTCTCGCTCGACGGTGATGAGCTCGAACAGCTCTACCTCAGCCCCGGTGCACGACGCCGGGGCATCGGAACCCGGCTGCTGGCGAAGGCCAAGGAGCACAGCCCCGAGGGTCTCGCCCTCTACGCGTTCCAGCGCAACACCGACGCGCGGGCCTTCTACGAGCGGCACGGCTTCACCGCGGTCGAGTTCAACGACGGCAGCCGCAACGAGGAGGGGGAGCCGGACGTCAGATACCGCTGGACCGCGAAGGGCTGACCCGCCGGGCGTACTGGCCGGGGGCCGGGAACATCCGCACGGCCGGGCCGACCACGCGGCGTGGCGGCGAACGCCGACCAGGCGGCATGGCGAGTGCTCGCGGCGTGAAGTCCCGGGTGGGCTAAGACGCTTGCGGCGTTCCGGCCGCGGCGTCCCCGTCCGTCGCGCGGCCGAGAGTGCCGTCGAAGACGGTCAGGAGGAGGTAGAGCACGCCTGCGCCGAGCATGATCCAGGTGAGGTGGTGCATTCCGCCGGTGTCCGCGCGCTGGCCGAAGGAGGCGGCCGCCGTGGAGGAGGCGACCATCGAGCCGACATAGGCGAAGGTGCGCAGCAGACCGGGCCGAGGAGGCGGTGCGCTCGGGATCGGCCTGGTGGTAGACGGAGTTCTGCAGGGCCAGGCTGTTCAGTCCCTGCGGGACGCTGGATATCAGGGCGACTGACCGGGTTCAGGACCGAGCCCAGCATCATCGGCGGCAGCAGCCGCCGGTCGAAGCCCGCCGTCGCCGTCGTGTCCCGCCCCGCTGTCGTCCGGTCAGCCATGGGTGAGACGCTCCAGTACCGCCATGGCGGCGATCACGGCCAGCCGTTCCTCTTCGGTGCACTTCTCCTGCAGCTCACCGGCAAGCCACTCCTGCCGGGCCTGCCGGCCCTCCGCCACCCGCCGGTGCCCCTGTGGGGTCAGCGCGATCAGCAGGCGGCGCCCGTCATCGGGGTCGGGTCGCCGTTCCGTCAGCCCCAAGGCGGTCAGCGACGCGACCGTCGCCGTCATCGACTGGTGGCGCACCCCCTCGGCCGCGGCGAGTTCACTGGCCGTGACGCCCTGCTTGCCGGACAGGCGGGTCAGTACGGACTCCTGCCCGAAGGTGATGTCCTCGGCCTCGGCGGCGTTCAGGATGCGGCGCCGCAGGCGGCCGATGACCGTACGGACCTCTCGTGAGGCCTGAACCGCTGAGGGCGACGTGCGCGGGCTCTCATTCATGCGCCCCACGGTAGAACCACAGTTTGGGGTGTACAGGTTCACCTGTACACCTTGAGTTTCCTCCCGCTCCTCTCTCCCCGCCCGAGCTGGCACCTTTCAGTGGCTTTCACTTTTACGCAAATATATTGCGTAAATTGCAGACCGTTTGCGGAGTGGTCGGCGAACGAGTGATGGGCGCTCCATTGCCGTATTTGTCAAGGAAGTTGAAGCGGTGATGGAGAGTCCGTTTAAGTTGCGGGTTCTGCCGCGACAGTGGACGCCCCGTCAATTCTCTGCAACTCTCTGACCGGAATACGCAAAAGTCCATCCTGTCGGTGCAGGAAATCATGCCCCAGCAGGTACGCAGACAGAGCCGCGCCTTGGACGCGCCCTGCGCCGAGGCCGAAGATCGGGGACATATGAGAACGCAACGCTGGAGATGGCGGGTCCTTTCCGCCGCTGTCACCACCAGCATGCTGATGATCGGCGGGCCGGCGCTCAACGCTGCGGCGGCCGGTGGTCCGAACCTCGCCGTCGACCACCAGACGGCCGCGAGCAGCGCCGGCAGCGGGAAAGCCGCAGGGAACATCGCCGACGGACAGCAGTCGACGTACTGGGAGGGGTCGAGCAGTGCCCTGCCCCAGTGGGTGCAGAGCGACCTGGGCAAGGTCACCCGCATCGACCAGGTCACCCTGAAGCTTCCCGCCGACTGGAAGAGCCGCCGGCAGACCCTGTCGCTCCAGGGCAGCGCCGACGGCACCAGCTTCTCTACGCTGAAGACCTCGGCCGCCTACACCTTCGCGCCGGGCAGCTCCAACAAGGTGACCATCAGCTTCCCGGCCACCAAGGCCCGGTTCGTACGGGCGAACATCACCGCGAACACCGAGGCGAAGAACGGCCAGCTCGCCGAGCTGGAGGTCCGCGCGGCGGCCGAGTCGTCGGTGAACCTCGCCGCCGGCCGTACGCTCACGGCCAGCAGTTACACGCAGAACTACATCCCGGCGCAGGCCAACGACGGCAACGCGGCCAGCTACTGGGAGAGCCGCAACGGCGACCTGCCGCAGTGGATCCAGGCCGACCTCGGCTCCTCGGTGCGGGTCGACCGTGTGGTGCTGCGCCTGCCGGACGGCTGGGAGACCCGCACCCAGACGCTGAAGATCCAGGGCAGCACCAACGGCTCCGACTTCACCGACCTGACGCAGTCCAAGGCGTACACCTTCAGCCCGACGGCCGGCGAGTCCGCGACGATCACCTTCGACGCCACGACCACCCGCTACGTGCGCGTCCTGGTCAGCGCCAACTCCGTCCAGCCGGGCGCCCAGGTCTCCGAGCTGGAGATCTACGGCCCCGACTCCGGTGACACCCAGGCGCCGACCGCGCCGACGCAACTGGCCTACACCGAACCGGCCACCGGGCAGATCAAGCTGACCTGGAAGGCGTCGACGGACAACGTCGCCGTCACCGGCTATGACATCTACGCCAACAACACGCTGCTGACGAGTGTGGCCGGCAACGTCACCACGTTCACCGACACCCGTCCGGGCGATGCCACCGTCTCGTACTACGTCCGCGCCAAGGACGCGGCGGGCAACGCCTCGGCCAACAGCAACACCGTCACCCGTACCGGGAGCTCGGGCGACACCCAGGCGCCGACCGCGCCGACCGGTCTGAGCTTCACCGAGCAGACCGCCGGGCAGATCAAGCTGACCTGGCAGGCATCCACCGACAACAAGGGCGTCACCGGGTACGACATCTACGCCAACAACGTGCTGCGCAAGAGCGTGGCGGGCGATGTCACCACCTACACCGACACCCAGTCCACCACCACCACGGTGTCCTACACCGTCCGGGCGAGGGACGCGGCGGGCAACGTGTCGGGCGACAGCAACACCGTCACCCGCAACGGCAGCACGAGCGCGGCGTCCAACCTCGCGATCGGCAAGCCCATCACCGCCTCGTCCGTGGTCCACACCTTCGTGGCGGAGAACGCCAACGACAACAGCCTGACCACCTACTGGGAGGGCGCCGGGGGCAGTTACCCGAACACCCTGACCGTCAAGCTGGGGGCCAACGCCGACACGGAGAACGTCGTCGTCAAGCTCAACCCGGACAGCAGCTGGGGAGCCAGGACGCAGAACATCCAGGTGCTCGGCCGTGAGCAGAGTGCCTCGTCCTTCACCAGCCTGGTCGCGGCGAAGGACTACGCGTTCAGTCCGGGCAGCGGCAACTCGGTGACCATTCCGGTCAGCGGCCGGGTCGCCGACGTCCAGCTGAAGTTCAACTCCAACACCGGCTCGGGCGCGGGCCAGGTCGCGGAGTTCCAGGTCCTGGGCGCTCCGGCACCCAACCCGAACCTCCAGGTCAGCTCGGTGACCGCGGCTCCCGCCGCACCCGTCGAGTCGGACCCGATCACCCTGACCGCGACGGTCCGCAACAGCGGCCCGGTCGCGGCGCCGGCGAGCAAGCTCGAATTCCGGCTCGGCGGCTCCAAGGTCGCCACCGTGGCCGTGGGCACGCTGGCCGCAGGGGCCTCCACCCAGGTCAGCGCCGACATAGGGCCGCGTGACGCGGGCACGTACGAACTCAGTGCCGTCGCCGACCCGGCGAACGAGGTCATCGAGCAGAACGAGACCGACAACACCTACACGAGCGCGACCGGCCTGGTCGTCAAGCCGGTCGCCAGCTCGGACCTGGTGGCGACCGGGGTCAGCACCTCCCCGTCCGCCCCGTCCAACGGGCAGAACGTGGCCTTCTCCGTCGCCATCAAGAACCAGGGCACGGTGGCCTCGGCCGCGGGCGGGCACGCCATCACGCTCACCCTGCTCGACTCCAAGGGCGCCACGGTGAAGACCCTCACCGGCACCTACACCGGGGCGATCGCCGCGGGCGCGACCAGCGCTCCGGTGAACCTGGGCAGCTGGACGGCGGCCAACGGCTCGTACACCGTGCGGACGGTCATCGCGGACGACGCCAACGAACTCCCGGTGAAGCGCGAGAACAACACCTCCACCAGCTCGCTCTTCGTCGGCCGCGGCGCCAACATGCCGTACGACATGTACGAGGCCGAGGACGGCGTCACCGGCGGCGGCGCCCAGGTCGTCGGTCCGAACCGGACCGTCGGGGACATCGCGGGCGAGGCGTCCGGCCGCAAGGCCGTCACCCTCAACAACACCGGAAACTATGTGGAGTTCACCACCAGGGCGAGCACCAACACCCTGGTGACCCGGTTCTCCATCCCCGACTCCGCGGGCGGCGGAGGCATCGACTCCAAGCTGAACCTGTACGTGGACGGCACCTTCCTCAAGGCGATCGACCTCACCTCGAAGTACGCCTGGCTGTACGGCGCCGAGACCGGACCCGGAAACTCCCCGGGCTCGGGTTCGCCGCGGCACATCTACGACGAGGCGAACGTGATGCTGGGCAGGACCGTCCCGGCGGGCAGCAAGATCCGGCTGCAGAAGGACGCCGCGAACACCTCCACCTACGCGATCGACTTCGTCAGCCTGGAGCAGGCGACCCAGATCGCGAACCCGGACCCCGCCGCCTATGCGGTGCCCGCCGGATTCACCCACCAGGACGTCCAGAACGCCCTGGACAAGGTCCGGATGGACACCACGGGCAAGCTGGTCGGCGTCTACCTGCCGGCCGGTGACTACGACACCGCCAGCAAGTTCCAGGTCTATGGGAAGGCCGTGAAGGTCGTCGGCGCGGGCCCCTGGTACACCAGGTTCCACGCGCCCGCGTCCCAGGAGAACACGGACAACGGATTCCGTGCCGAGGCCAGTGCGAAGGGATCGACGTTCGCGAACTTCGCGTACTTCGGCAACTACACCTCGCGCATCGACGGACCCGGAAAGGTGTTCGACTTCTCCAACGTCTCGGACATCACCATCGACAATGTCTGGAACGAGCACACGGTGTGCCTCTACTGGGGCGCGAACACCGACAGCATCACCATCAAGAACTCCCGCATCCGTGACACGTTCGCCGACGGCATCAACATGACCAACGGCTCGACGGACAACCACGTCGTGAACAACGAGTCCCGGGCGACGGGCGACGACAGCTTCGCGCTGTTCTCGGCGATCGACTCCGGCGGCTCGGACATGAAGAACAACGTGTACGAGAACCTCTCCTCGATCCTCACCTGGCGTGCGGCGGGTGTCGCCGTCTACGGCGGCTTCAGCAACACCTTCCGCAACATCTACATCGCGGACACCCTGGTCTATTCGGGCATCACGGTCAGTTCGCTGGACTTCGGCTACCCGATGAACGGATTCGGCACCGTTCCGACGACGATCGAGAACGTGTCGGTCATCCGCTCGGGCGGACACTTCTGGGGGACGCAGACCTTCCCCGGGATCTGGCTCTTCTCCGCCTCCAAGGTGTTCCAGGGTATCCGGATCAACAACGTCGACATCGTCGACCCGACGTACAGCGGCATCATGTTCCAGACCAATTACGTGGGAGGACAGCCGCAGTTCCCGATCAAGGACACCGTGCTGACCGGCATCACGATCTCCGGCGCCCGCAAGAGCGGGGACGCGTTCGACGCCAAGTCCGGCTTCGGGCTCTGGGCCAACGAGATGCCGGAGGCCGGCCAGGGGCCCGCCGTCGGTGAGGTCACCTTCAACGGCCTGAAGCTCAGCGGCAACGCGCAGGACGTGAAGAACACCACCTCCACCATGAAGATCAACATCAACCCGTAGCGACCGGCGTGCGCAGGGGCGCCGTCCGGCCTGCCGGACGGCGTTCCGGGGTGCGCAAATTCCTTGCGCCCGGGCGTGCGAAGTTTGCAGTAACGGGACTGCCGGCCGGTCACGAACCGTGCGGAACCACCCTTGGCGTGCTGCCCCGGCTCCGTGGAGCCGGGACAGCACGCCTCTGTCGTGCGTCACATGGTGCGCGCAACGAACTGTCAAACATTTACGAAAACTGCGCGAGATATTGCGTTCACATGTCGGCGCTGGTTGAGTGTGCCTCGCCCCGGCAGAGAGTCGGCCGAGGGCCTTCCATGCTCATGCCCGAAGGGGACCATCGATGAGAAGTGCTGGGTTCCGCCGCACACGCCGTACAAGCCGTGCCTCAGCGGCCGCCCTCGTCACCGCACTCGCCCTGACCGCTCTCGCCTCTTGCGGCACGAGCAGCAGCAGCGACAACGGTGACAAGGACAGTGGATCCAAGGGTTCGTCCGACCCCTCGGCTCCGCTCGACCCGAAGACGAAGGTGACGATCTCGATCGACTGCATGCCGCCGGCGGCCAAGGCCGCGGAGCTGCGTGAGTGGAACGAGGACATCAAGACGTTCAACAAGACCTACCCGAACGTCACGATCAACGGAAAGTCCACCCCCGGGCAGTGCCTGGAGCCTCCCCGCTTCACGGCCATGCTGAAGGGGAAGTCGCAGCCAGACGTTTTCTACGCGTACTTCACCGACCTTCAGCAGGTGCTGGACAACGACGGGGCCGAGGACATCTCCGCCTACGTCAACGACAAGTCCGTGCCCGCGCTCAAGGACATCCAGCCCCAGGTCATCGATGTGGCCCGCAAGGACGGCAAGCTCTACGCCCTGCCGACCAGCAACTACACCATGGGGCTGATGATCAACCGGAAGCTGTTCACGCAGGCCGGTCTCGACCCGAACAGCCCGCCCGCCACCTGGGACGCGGTCCGCGCCGCGGCGAAGAAGATCGCGGGCCTGGGCAAGGGCATCTCCGGCTACGGCGAGTACAGCGCCGGCAACAACGGCGGCTGGCACTTCGCCGCCGCCCAGTACGGCCTCGGCGGGGACGTCGTGGACGCCTCCGGCAAGAAGGCGGCCTTCAACGACGCATCCGGCAAGCAGGTCCTCCAGCAGCTGCACGACATGCGCTGGGAGGACGACAGCATGGGCAAGACCCAGCTGCTGAAGTGGGGCGATCTGCAGAAGCAGATATCCACCGACAAGCTCGGCATGTTCCTCGCCGCCCCCGACGACATCACGTACATGGTGCAGCAGCTCGGCGCCAAGTACGAGACCT
This window contains:
- a CDS encoding extracellular solute-binding protein, whose amino-acid sequence is MRSAGFRRTRRTSRASAAALVTALALTALASCGTSSSSDNGDKDSGSKGSSDPSAPLDPKTKVTISIDCMPPAAKAAELREWNEDIKTFNKTYPNVTINGKSTPGQCLEPPRFTAMLKGKSQPDVFYAYFTDLQQVLDNDGAEDISAYVNDKSVPALKDIQPQVIDVARKDGKLYALPTSNYTMGLMINRKLFTQAGLDPNSPPATWDAVRAAAKKIAGLGKGISGYGEYSAGNNGGWHFAAAQYGLGGDVVDASGKKAAFNDASGKQVLQQLHDMRWEDDSMGKTQLLKWGDLQKQISTDKLGMFLAAPDDITYMVQQLGAKYETFGLGPIPGGKGTLFGGNNYMIKKGSSPDQIKAAVAWLNFKNLTPGKGQFDWARTKADKLPVGLPQPNFFLGDSKAKDDASRTTNASMPIENFKAFMDNPIQGKAEPPKAQEIYKILDNAMSGVLTNKGADVDKLLSTAEQQVNQVLANQ
- a CDS encoding 4'-phosphopantetheinyl transferase family protein, with the protein product MYQPDEFALTETGYRGPAPSWAPATPALWIVDTRQEGERAQRLAPGILDAEELERAGRLVVEADRLCYTASHVALRILLGARLGVAPDAVRLTRERCPSCGGPHGRPATDGGVHFSLSHTRGVALLAFADEPVGVDVERAPKARTVSEIGDQLHPAERRELADLPEEQRPAAFVRAWTRKEAYLKGKGIGLAGGLSHDHVGTGPRPQPGPAGWTVTDVAVPAGYAAAVAVRTAGQPPAHDDERRK
- a CDS encoding discoidin domain-containing protein, with protein sequence MRTQRWRWRVLSAAVTTSMLMIGGPALNAAAAGGPNLAVDHQTAASSAGSGKAAGNIADGQQSTYWEGSSSALPQWVQSDLGKVTRIDQVTLKLPADWKSRRQTLSLQGSADGTSFSTLKTSAAYTFAPGSSNKVTISFPATKARFVRANITANTEAKNGQLAELEVRAAAESSVNLAAGRTLTASSYTQNYIPAQANDGNAASYWESRNGDLPQWIQADLGSSVRVDRVVLRLPDGWETRTQTLKIQGSTNGSDFTDLTQSKAYTFSPTAGESATITFDATTTRYVRVLVSANSVQPGAQVSELEIYGPDSGDTQAPTAPTQLAYTEPATGQIKLTWKASTDNVAVTGYDIYANNTLLTSVAGNVTTFTDTRPGDATVSYYVRAKDAAGNASANSNTVTRTGSSGDTQAPTAPTGLSFTEQTAGQIKLTWQASTDNKGVTGYDIYANNVLRKSVAGDVTTYTDTQSTTTTVSYTVRARDAAGNVSGDSNTVTRNGSTSAASNLAIGKPITASSVVHTFVAENANDNSLTTYWEGAGGSYPNTLTVKLGANADTENVVVKLNPDSSWGARTQNIQVLGREQSASSFTSLVAAKDYAFSPGSGNSVTIPVSGRVADVQLKFNSNTGSGAGQVAEFQVLGAPAPNPNLQVSSVTAAPAAPVESDPITLTATVRNSGPVAAPASKLEFRLGGSKVATVAVGTLAAGASTQVSADIGPRDAGTYELSAVADPANEVIEQNETDNTYTSATGLVVKPVASSDLVATGVSTSPSAPSNGQNVAFSVAIKNQGTVASAAGGHAITLTLLDSKGATVKTLTGTYTGAIAAGATSAPVNLGSWTAANGSYTVRTVIADDANELPVKRENNTSTSSLFVGRGANMPYDMYEAEDGVTGGGAQVVGPNRTVGDIAGEASGRKAVTLNNTGNYVEFTTRASTNTLVTRFSIPDSAGGGGIDSKLNLYVDGTFLKAIDLTSKYAWLYGAETGPGNSPGSGSPRHIYDEANVMLGRTVPAGSKIRLQKDAANTSTYAIDFVSLEQATQIANPDPAAYAVPAGFTHQDVQNALDKVRMDTTGKLVGVYLPAGDYDTASKFQVYGKAVKVVGAGPWYTRFHAPASQENTDNGFRAEASAKGSTFANFAYFGNYTSRIDGPGKVFDFSNVSDITIDNVWNEHTVCLYWGANTDSITIKNSRIRDTFADGINMTNGSTDNHVVNNESRATGDDSFALFSAIDSGGSDMKNNVYENLSSILTWRAAGVAVYGGFSNTFRNIYIADTLVYSGITVSSLDFGYPMNGFGTVPTTIENVSVIRSGGHFWGTQTFPGIWLFSASKVFQGIRINNVDIVDPTYSGIMFQTNYVGGQPQFPIKDTVLTGITISGARKSGDAFDAKSGFGLWANEMPEAGQGPAVGEVTFNGLKLSGNAQDVKNTTSTMKININP
- a CDS encoding GNAT family N-acetyltransferase; this translates as MPSDNHPQLGTVRLRDARADDAGSLTRLLLASRAAAMPYLPRVHSDEATLGWMTHVVLPDTDVWVAELHEEGGAAEIVGFVSLDGDELEQLYLSPGARRRGIGTRLLAKAKEHSPEGLALYAFQRNTDARAFYERHGFTAVEFNDGSRNEEGEPDVRYRWTAKG
- a CDS encoding MarR family winged helix-turn-helix transcriptional regulator; translated protein: MNESPRTSPSAVQASREVRTVIGRLRRRILNAAEAEDITFGQESVLTRLSGKQGVTASELAAAEGVRHQSMTATVASLTALGLTERRPDPDDGRRLLIALTPQGHRRVAEGRQARQEWLAGELQEKCTEEERLAVIAAMAVLERLTHG
- the pgm gene encoding phosphoglucomutase (alpha-D-glucose-1,6-bisphosphate-dependent), translated to MPHTRAGQQARPEDLTDVARLVTAYYALHPDPAEAGQRVAFGTSGHRGSSTATAFNEDHIAATSQAISEYRAQQGTDGPLFLGADTHALSEPARVTALEVFAANDVAVLIDAADGYTPTPAVSHAVLTYNRGRTSHLADGVVVTPSHNPPGDGGFKYNPPNGGPAGSGATGWIQERANEIIVNGLKDVRRLPYARALAAPSTGTYDFLGSYVADLPSVLDLDAVRAAGVRIGADPLGGASVAYWGRIAEQHRLDLTVVNPLTDPTWRFMTLDWDGKIRMDCSSPYAMASLIEQRDLYDIATGNDADADRHGIVTPDEGLMNPNHYLAVAINYLFTHRDRWPAGAGIGKTLVSSGMIDRVAGELGRELVEVPVGFKWFVDGLADGSLGFGGEESAGASFLRRDGSVWTTDKDGILLALLASEILAVTGNSPSEHYSTLTSRFGAPAYARIDAPADREQKAVLARLSPEQVDADTFAGEPVTAVLTSAPGNGAAIGGIKVTTENAWFAARPSGTEDVYKIYAESFLGAEHLGRVQEEAKAVVSAALNA